A window of Polyodon spathula isolate WHYD16114869_AA chromosome 30, ASM1765450v1, whole genome shotgun sequence contains these coding sequences:
- the dnajb13 gene encoding dnaJ homolog subfamily B member 13 codes for MGRDYYAVLEITRNANEADIKKSYRKLALKYHPSTNLEPGALEKFNQLAEAYDVLSDPRKKATYDKFGEEGLKGGIPPEFGGSGAWTSAYTFHRNADKVFRDFFGGDNPFSDFYSADGGEVNSGFGGLRGRGVKRSDPPIERDLYLSLEDLFYGCTKKIKISRRVMNEDGHTSSIRDKILTIDVKPGWKQGTKITFQKEGDQGPNNIPADIVFVVKEKQHPRFVRHQNDLIYTSHIDLGKALIGFSVEVETLDGRLLNIPINDIVHPRYNKVIPGEGMPLSVDPNQKGDLIIQFEIHFPEKLSPERKQLIQQALLA; via the exons atggGTCGGGATTATTACGCTGTTTTGGAAATCACAAGGAACGCAAACGAGGCAGATATAAAAAAGAG cTATCGCAAACTTGCCTTGAAGTACCATCCGAGCACAAACTTGGAACCAGGTGCTCTTGAAAAGTTCAATCAACTTGCGGAAGCCTATGATGTATTAAGTGACC CTAGGAAGAAAGCTACTTATGATAAGTTTGGAGAAGAAGGGCTGAAGGGAGGCATTCCTCCAGAGTTTGGAGGCAGTGGCGCCTGGACTAGCGCTTACACTTTCCACAGGAATGCAGACAAGGTCTTCAGAGACTTTTTTGGAGGGGACAACCCATTTTCAG aTTTCTACAGTGCAGACGGTGGAGAGGTTAACAGTGGGTTTGGGGGCCTGCGGGGCCGGGGGGTGAAGAGAAGCGATCCTCCAATTGAACGGGACCTCTACCTGTCCCTGGAAGACTTGTTTTACGGATGCACAAAAAAGATTAAAATCTCAAGACGG GTTATGAATGAAGATGGTCACACGTCAAGCATTAGAGACAAGATTCTAACTATAGATGTGAAACCAGGTTGGAAACAAGGAACCAAAATCACATTCCAAAAAGAAGGAGatcag GGACCAAACAACATTCCAGCCGACATTGTGTTTGTTGTGAAAGAGAAACAGCACCCCCGTTTCGTAAGACATCAGAATGATCTTATCTACACATCCCACATCGACCTGGGAAAA GCTTTGATTGGATTTTCTGTGGAGGTTGAGACACTGGATGGCAGGCTCCTCAACATACCAATCAATGACATTGTCCA TCCCAGGTACAATAAAGTGATCCCTGGTGAAGGAATGCCTTTATCCGTGGACCCAAATCAGAAAGGAGATCTCATTATTCAATTTGAAATTCACTTCCCAGAGAAACTATCTCCGGAAAGGAAGCAGCTGATACAACAAGCACTCCT